One window of Atribacter laminatus genomic DNA carries:
- a CDS encoding IS481 family transposase: MPWTEVHKVDLRQELIYRYLNKEKVTDLCREYGISRKTAYKFIHRFQAFGLDGLKDQSRRPHHLAGQTDALTEQMILDTKFKHPSWGAKKLKPALERQYPDIVFPAISTISAILSRHGLVRSHPRRLRRSVPTSQLRTSHEPNEIWCVDFKGQFRTQDRKYCYPLTITDHYSRYLLACEALSSPSIQESLPVFKECFSTYGLPQVIRSDNGSPFASLHSPFGLTQLSVWLVKLGIILERIDPGHPEQNSRHERMHRTLKEEACQKPATNLFTQQDRFETFKTIYNTVRPHEAINQETPASWYHKSDRPYPKTLSDCEYPHHTLTRKVDSSGRISLYGNRLIRISKVFAGELLGFKDYTHSWLVSFSTYDIGIIDKKTLTFESTEIQDD; this comes from the coding sequence ATGCCATGGACGGAGGTACACAAAGTGGATCTCAGACAAGAATTGATTTATCGTTATCTCAACAAGGAAAAGGTGACAGATTTGTGTCGAGAATATGGAATCTCTCGAAAAACCGCCTATAAGTTTATTCATCGTTTTCAAGCCTTTGGTTTGGATGGACTTAAAGATCAATCCCGACGTCCTCATCACCTGGCGGGTCAAACTGATGCCCTGACCGAGCAAATGATTCTGGATACCAAATTCAAGCATCCCAGTTGGGGAGCTAAAAAGCTCAAGCCCGCCTTGGAAAGACAGTATCCCGATATTGTCTTTCCAGCAATCAGTACCATCAGTGCCATCTTATCTCGCCATGGACTGGTGAGATCACACCCTCGTCGATTGAGAAGAAGTGTGCCAACCAGTCAACTTCGAACCAGCCATGAACCCAATGAGATCTGGTGTGTCGACTTTAAAGGACAATTTCGAACCCAAGATCGGAAATACTGTTATCCTTTAACCATCACCGATCACTATAGCCGGTATCTCCTTGCCTGTGAAGCTCTTTCCTCTCCCAGCATTCAAGAATCCCTTCCGGTCTTCAAAGAGTGCTTTTCCACATATGGTCTTCCCCAGGTGATCCGCAGTGATAACGGGAGTCCCTTTGCTTCTCTTCACTCTCCCTTTGGACTCACTCAACTCTCGGTGTGGTTAGTGAAACTCGGCATCATCTTAGAGCGCATTGATCCGGGACATCCAGAACAAAATAGCCGTCATGAACGGATGCACCGCACCTTAAAAGAAGAGGCCTGTCAAAAACCAGCCACCAATCTTTTCACCCAACAAGACCGCTTTGAAACCTTTAAAACCATCTATAACACCGTACGACCCCATGAAGCAATCAACCAAGAAACCCCAGCTTCCTGGTACCACAAAAGTGACCGGCCCTATCCAAAAACCTTAAGTGATTGTGAATATCCTCATCATACGCTCACTCGTAAAGTCGATTCCTCAGGACGGATTTCTCTTTATGGCAACCGTCTGATCAGAATCAGTAAAGTCTTTGCTGGTGAACTTCTCGGATTCAAAGACTATACTCATTCCTGGTTAGTTAGTTTCTCTACCTATGATATTGGTATAATTGATAAAAAGACCCTTACTTTTGAATCAACGGAGATTCAAGATGATTAA
- a CDS encoding radical SAM/SPASM domain-containing protein, producing the protein MKKTHLALRQSISPFVQYGATIAAHLFKHPRYLTAFPRLFFHFQQCKKLRQNELHKGVTVPLFLILSLTKRCNLKCAGCYAHPRETSSPSISFDSWKKIIKEANDLGIFGFVLAGGEPFLFPNLIELPQLFPNNLFVLFTNGTLCSEKDLNHMSRTANLAVFVSIEGDEHHTNNRRGTSVHQHAMQTLTHVIQRGIPCGISVTITKNNYDYWIKSETLTEFMKMGIHLGFFLEYIPSSQLDCQLQITVEERERLHRYIEWTRDHRQIFLVHSPGDEVLFGGCLSAGRGFAHVTPNGDLTPCPVSQLATHNLKNSNLREGLMSPLFTRIRQDRHLLETEGSPCALSVHTEELAKLAKEVGAYQNSCW; encoded by the coding sequence TTGAAAAAAACCCATCTTGCTCTAAGGCAATCGATCAGCCCTTTTGTCCAATATGGAGCCACTATTGCTGCTCACCTATTCAAACATCCTCGTTATTTAACAGCTTTTCCTCGACTTTTCTTTCATTTTCAACAATGCAAAAAGCTCCGCCAGAATGAACTCCACAAAGGAGTTACTGTCCCCCTTTTTTTAATCCTTAGCCTCACCAAACGGTGTAATTTGAAGTGTGCAGGATGTTATGCCCATCCTCGAGAAACGTCTTCTCCATCAATCTCATTTGATAGCTGGAAAAAAATTATAAAAGAAGCCAATGACTTGGGGATTTTCGGATTTGTTTTAGCCGGAGGGGAGCCTTTCCTTTTCCCTAATTTAATTGAGCTCCCACAGCTTTTTCCTAACAATCTTTTTGTTTTATTTACCAACGGAACTCTTTGTTCGGAGAAAGACCTCAATCACATGTCACGTACTGCCAATTTAGCGGTTTTTGTCAGTATAGAAGGAGACGAACATCACACCAATAATCGGCGAGGTACAAGTGTTCATCAACATGCCATGCAAACTTTAACCCATGTCATTCAACGGGGAATTCCCTGTGGGATTTCGGTAACGATCACCAAAAATAATTATGACTATTGGATAAAGTCAGAAACTCTTACCGAGTTTATGAAGATGGGCATCCATCTAGGATTTTTCCTTGAATACATACCATCAAGCCAGCTCGACTGTCAGCTACAAATAACTGTCGAAGAACGAGAACGCCTTCATCGTTATATTGAATGGACTCGTGATCATCGTCAGATTTTTTTGGTCCATTCTCCCGGAGATGAAGTGCTTTTTGGAGGCTGTCTCTCGGCCGGTCGTGGCTTTGCTCACGTTACACCGAATGGCGACCTTACACCCTGCCCGGTATCCCAACTGGCTACCCATAATTTAAAAAACTCTAATTTGCGAGAAGGTTTGATGAGCCCATTATTTACCCGAATCAGACAAGATCGCCATCTTTTGGAAACTGAAGGATCTCCTTGTGCTCTTTCGGTTCATACTGAAGAGTTAGCAAAATTAGCAAAAGAAGTTGGTGCGTACCAGAATTCCTGCTGGTAG
- a CDS encoding nucleotidyl transferase AbiEii/AbiGii toxin family protein, with the protein MKDYLLELASQQTNSYNKLNVMREYLQAYTIRVLFEEGAFRTLAFIGGTALRFVYHLPRYSEDLDFSILKSSHRYSFLTLLNRLKKEFILAGYEIVISYNDQKTVQSAFLKFPKLQFEAGISSFPDQNISIKIEIDTNPPSSAQIQSHIINKYFPLSFTSYDVPSLFAGKIHALLTRNYTKGRDFFDLGWYLSRWKEIAPNFTLLMNALKQTHYSGNHPTPENWRQILISTIQKTNWKTVTDDFQNFLENPSDLTIFTKDNLLKLLKKP; encoded by the coding sequence ATGAAAGACTACTTATTAGAACTGGCATCTCAGCAAACCAACTCATACAATAAGCTGAATGTGATGCGGGAATATCTTCAAGCCTATACAATTCGTGTTCTCTTCGAAGAAGGTGCTTTCCGCACTCTTGCATTTATTGGTGGCACAGCCTTAAGATTTGTTTATCACCTCCCCCGTTATTCCGAAGATTTGGATTTTTCTATTTTAAAATCTTCACACAGATATTCATTCCTCACCTTATTAAACCGGCTAAAAAAAGAATTTATTCTTGCCGGTTATGAAATAGTCATTTCCTATAACGATCAAAAAACGGTGCAATCTGCTTTCCTCAAGTTCCCCAAGCTTCAATTTGAAGCGGGAATTTCATCATTTCCAGACCAAAATATCTCAATTAAGATTGAAATTGATACCAATCCCCCATCGAGTGCTCAAATTCAATCCCATATAATCAATAAATATTTTCCACTTTCTTTCACCAGCTATGATGTTCCTTCCCTTTTTGCCGGAAAAATCCATGCTCTTTTAACCAGAAATTATACCAAAGGTCGTGATTTCTTTGATCTGGGATGGTATCTTTCCCGGTGGAAAGAAATTGCCCCCAATTTTACTTTACTTATGAATGCTTTGAAACAAACTCATTATTCTGGAAACCACCCTACTCCTGAAAATTGGCGTCAAATTCTAATAAGCACCATTCAAAAAACCAATTGGAAAACCGTTACTGATGATTTCCAAAACTTCCTTGAAAATCCTTCTGACCTTACTATCTTTACCAAGGATAATCTCCTCAAACTTCTTAAAAAACCTTAA
- a CDS encoding diguanylate cyclase, giving the protein MEIDIRTLSLVNSITAVIQVIALTLQYILVKTYRGIGWWLIGFLMFALGFLFAPLRDISQISQISQISIFFHNLTLILGIVFLYIGLLRFLNLKENKKIIIFILVSYIFLFTFFLYIQDDITARTVIFSSFSALLMFSISFRLLKNLDKSLKTSQLFVMTIFFIQGCFLLFRTFAVITISPVSDFFAPTLTQSLTFLSYIIIGNLFTFGFIIMVNQRLNIDMKEAKEHFELIFNTSPDAAIISRIDNGKIVSVNNGFTNLTDYNREEIIGKSIHKLNIWKNLADRRKLIDEVLKNGFCNNFESEFLKKDGTQIFGIVSAKTMILHSIPHILSVTRDITIRKNALEALKKSEERYHSLFENMIDGYAYCEMVYGKQNQPVDFIYLEVNKAFERLTGLQNVAGKPVSEVIPGILDMNPELLDTYSRVALSGESESFEVFFKPLNIWLDISVYSPSKNYFVAVFENITDRKKAEEELQYLASIDGLTGIYNRLFFIKACENELIRFHRYGKTFTFLMMDIDNFKSINDQYGHLSGDQVLQSFVKTIGKEIRNVDTLGRLGGEEFGILFIETTVKEGLKTAKRIQNALENTEIQLNSDQSITTKVSMGLTEVNSEDTNFDSIISRADQALYKAKKLGKNRIEVSE; this is encoded by the coding sequence ATGGAGATTGATATCCGAACTCTCTCTTTAGTAAATAGCATCACTGCGGTTATTCAAGTCATTGCTTTAACCCTTCAATATATTCTGGTAAAAACCTACCGAGGGATTGGTTGGTGGCTAATAGGATTTTTAATGTTCGCTTTAGGATTCCTATTCGCTCCCCTTCGCGATATCAGTCAAATCAGTCAAATCAGTCAAATCTCAATTTTTTTTCATAATTTAACTCTTATATTAGGAATCGTTTTTTTATATATTGGTTTACTTCGTTTCTTGAATTTAAAAGAAAATAAAAAAATTATCATCTTTATTTTGGTTTCTTATATTTTTCTTTTTACCTTTTTTCTTTATATCCAAGATGACATAACAGCGCGAACGGTTATTTTTTCATCTTTTTCTGCTTTACTCATGTTTTCTATTTCTTTTCGTCTATTAAAAAACCTGGATAAATCCTTAAAAACTTCACAGCTTTTCGTTATGACAATTTTCTTTATACAAGGATGTTTTCTTCTCTTTCGAACCTTTGCCGTTATAACTATTTCACCAGTTTCTGATTTTTTTGCTCCAACCCTTACCCAATCATTAACCTTCCTTTCTTATATCATCATTGGTAATCTCTTCACTTTTGGTTTTATCATAATGGTAAACCAGCGGTTAAACATTGATATGAAAGAAGCCAAAGAACATTTTGAACTTATTTTTAATACCAGTCCTGATGCGGCAATTATTTCCCGTATCGATAATGGAAAAATAGTTAGTGTAAACAACGGCTTCACTAATCTTACCGATTATAATCGCGAGGAAATTATAGGAAAATCAATTCATAAACTTAACATCTGGAAAAACCTAGCTGATCGTCGAAAATTAATTGATGAGGTCTTGAAAAATGGTTTTTGCAATAATTTTGAGTCTGAGTTTTTGAAAAAAGATGGTACTCAAATATTTGGTATCGTATCAGCCAAAACTATGATCCTTCATAGTATCCCCCACATTTTGAGTGTTACTCGTGATATTACCATTCGAAAAAATGCTTTAGAAGCTTTGAAAAAAAGCGAAGAACGTTACCATTCTCTCTTTGAAAATATGATTGATGGATATGCTTATTGTGAAATGGTATATGGCAAACAGAATCAACCAGTTGATTTTATCTATCTCGAAGTAAATAAAGCATTTGAACGCTTAACCGGTCTTCAAAACGTTGCAGGTAAACCGGTTAGTGAAGTAATTCCAGGAATCTTGGATATGAATCCTGAATTATTAGATACTTATAGTCGAGTCGCTCTAAGTGGAGAATCAGAAAGTTTTGAGGTTTTCTTTAAACCTTTGAATATTTGGTTGGACATATCGGTTTACAGCCCTTCAAAAAATTATTTTGTTGCAGTCTTCGAAAATATCACCGATCGGAAAAAAGCCGAGGAAGAATTGCAATATCTTGCTTCAATTGACGGATTAACCGGTATTTATAACCGCCTCTTTTTTATTAAAGCTTGTGAAAACGAATTAATCCGGTTTCATCGTTACGGAAAAACCTTTACGTTTTTAATGATGGACATCGATAACTTTAAATCTATCAACGATCAATATGGCCATCTCTCTGGAGACCAGGTTTTACAATCCTTCGTTAAAACCATCGGAAAAGAAATCCGCAATGTTGACACATTGGGAAGATTGGGTGGAGAAGAATTTGGAATATTATTCATAGAAACTACGGTTAAAGAAGGCTTAAAAACCGCCAAAAGAATCCAGAATGCTTTAGAAAATACCGAAATACAACTTAACTCCGATCAAAGTATAACCACCAAAGTCAGTATGGGTCTTACTGAGGTTAATTCTGAAGACACCAATTTTGATTCGATTATTTCCCGGGCAGATCAAGCTCTTTATAAAGCAAAAAAATTAGGGAAAAACCGTATTGAGGTTTCTGAATGA
- a CDS encoding type II toxin-antitoxin system VapC family toxin, which produces MNILIDTNAYASFKYGEETTVAILQKAELIGLSVIVIGELLSGFRLGKYEKQNCKELNDFIASTRVRILFIDENTTYYYSMIYHQLKEKGKPIPTNDLWIAATAFQNGLPIFTYDRHFSEIDGLLVINSPELLI; this is translated from the coding sequence ATGAATATTCTCATTGATACAAATGCCTACGCTTCTTTTAAATACGGTGAGGAAACTACAGTTGCAATTCTTCAGAAAGCTGAGCTTATCGGATTGAGTGTGATTGTCATTGGCGAGCTTTTATCTGGGTTTCGTCTGGGAAAGTATGAAAAACAGAATTGTAAAGAGTTGAATGATTTTATTGCATCTACACGAGTGAGAATTTTATTCATTGATGAAAATACCACATATTATTATTCTATGATTTACCACCAACTCAAAGAAAAAGGGAAACCTATCCCTACCAATGATTTGTGGATAGCGGCAACAGCTTTCCAAAATGGTCTTCCAATATTTACTTATGATCGTCATTTTTCAGAAATTGACGGTTTATTAGTGATCAATTCACCAGAATTATTAATTTAA
- a CDS encoding type IV toxin-antitoxin system AbiEi family antitoxin domain-containing protein — protein sequence MKWEEFLKQVNHLPVIESEMLLTSAADPAALSVQLVRWVKAGKIIQVKRGVYLLSEIYRKIDVYEPHLASILIKPSYISLEKALEFHGLIPEGVPVYTSVTTKRSGRFITPVGVFDYRHLQPSIFWGYKSIILRQQTAFIAQPEKALLDYFYLKKIKISHDFLEEMRLQNCEIISNQTLIAYAQRFQKPGIITAAKTLQQYLINQKGIVKLL from the coding sequence ATGAAATGGGAAGAATTTTTAAAACAAGTTAATCATTTACCGGTGATTGAATCAGAAATGCTTCTTACCAGTGCGGCTGATCCTGCCGCCTTATCAGTGCAGTTAGTTCGGTGGGTAAAGGCGGGAAAAATCATTCAGGTGAAAAGAGGAGTCTACCTTCTCAGCGAGATTTACCGAAAAATTGACGTCTATGAACCTCATCTGGCATCGATTCTTATCAAACCATCATACATCAGCCTTGAAAAGGCATTAGAATTTCATGGACTTATTCCGGAGGGGGTGCCAGTTTATACTTCGGTAACCACCAAACGATCCGGACGGTTTATCACTCCGGTTGGAGTATTCGATTATCGTCATTTACAGCCCTCCATTTTTTGGGGATACAAGTCCATTATTCTCCGTCAACAAACCGCCTTTATTGCTCAACCTGAAAAAGCTCTCCTTGACTATTTTTATCTCAAAAAAATCAAAATCTCTCACGACTTCCTGGAAGAAATGCGTCTTCAAAATTGTGAAATCATAAGCAATCAGACTCTCATCGCCTATGCTCAACGTTTCCAAAAACCCGGTATTATTACAGCTGCCAAAACCCTCCAGCAGTATCTGATTAACCAAAAGGGTATTGTAAAACTCCTATGA
- a CDS encoding Mrp/NBP35 family ATP-binding protein → MELNPNINRTIAVMSGKGGVGKSSVSALLTVEMARRGLKVGIMDADITGPSVPTMFGIVNIRPTINEAGIFPVETEKYKIQVISINLLLERPDQPVIWRGPLLSKAIQDFWNEVLWSDLDFLILDMPPGTGDVPLTVLQSMPLDGAVIVSSPQDLAFMIVKKAIHMVQQLQKPVLGLVENMSFIQCPKCQEIIYPFGQPKGKDISTQLQIPFLGELPIDPVLSEYCDAGKIEEYENPKIKNIVDMLMVGFS, encoded by the coding sequence ATGGAACTGAATCCAAATATTAATCGAACGATAGCCGTTATGAGCGGTAAGGGAGGAGTCGGGAAAAGCTCAGTTTCGGCGTTGTTAACAGTAGAAATGGCCCGAAGAGGGCTTAAGGTTGGAATCATGGATGCCGATATAACCGGACCTAGTGTTCCAACTATGTTTGGGATCGTTAATATACGGCCAACTATAAATGAAGCCGGAATATTTCCAGTAGAAACTGAAAAATATAAAATACAAGTTATCTCTATCAACCTTCTGCTGGAGAGACCAGATCAACCAGTGATTTGGCGTGGCCCACTCTTAAGCAAAGCCATCCAGGACTTTTGGAATGAGGTTCTTTGGTCTGATTTGGATTTTCTTATCCTTGATATGCCCCCGGGAACTGGTGATGTTCCACTCACTGTTCTGCAGAGTATGCCGTTGGATGGAGCTGTGATTGTTTCTTCGCCTCAAGATTTAGCTTTTATGATTGTAAAAAAAGCCATTCATATGGTTCAACAACTCCAAAAGCCGGTGTTAGGATTGGTGGAAAATATGAGTTTCATTCAATGTCCAAAATGTCAGGAAATTATTTATCCTTTTGGACAACCCAAAGGCAAGGATATCAGCACTCAGCTGCAGATTCCATTTTTGGGTGAACTTCCAATTGATCCCGTTCTTTCAGAGTATTGCGACGCTGGAAAGATTGAAGAATATGAAAATCCAAAGATTAAAAATATCGTTGACATGTTAATGGTTGGTTTTTCCTAA
- a CDS encoding type IV pilus modification PilV family protein, whose product MRFFKKTLNTILKYDEKGFSMIEVIVVIALAGFALFALSSLFLGTNLTKNANENLLLASNLASDVMEHLKKTSINYYNRFEDLLESLNTKTIDFDDIFSVGASYANLYDDTIPNSFNTLPDSLNQSYIYFEALDRDHNNKATKILIKVVVKWKEFSREQNNEQEYSVATFIIKNGLGYFLK is encoded by the coding sequence ATGAGATTCTTTAAAAAAACACTTAATACCATATTAAAATATGATGAAAAAGGCTTTTCAATGATTGAAGTTATTGTTGTTATAGCATTGGCAGGATTTGCACTATTTGCCCTCTCTTCTCTTTTTTTAGGAACCAACCTTACCAAAAACGCCAACGAAAATTTATTATTAGCCAGCAATTTAGCCTCAGATGTCATGGAACATTTAAAAAAAACTAGTATTAATTACTACAATCGATTTGAAGATTTACTTGAAAGCTTGAATACCAAAACCATTGATTTCGATGACATTTTTAGCGTTGGTGCTTCATATGCTAATTTATATGATGATACTATTCCAAATTCATTCAATACATTACCAGATTCATTAAACCAATCATATATTTATTTTGAAGCATTAGATAGAGATCATAATAATAAAGCAACTAAGATTTTAATAAAAGTAGTTGTTAAATGGAAAGAGTTCTCAAGAGAGCAAAACAACGAACAGGAATATTCTGTAGCTACTTTCATTATTAAAAATGGTTTAGGATATTTTTTAAAATAA
- a CDS encoding carbohydrate ABC transporter permease, whose product MKKPVTYKKIFFWILFYFVHICVVLFFIFPIFWIATTSLKQRVDVYTEKPVLIFRATWENYQRVFQLQDFSRYLLNSLIVAGSVTLIIMYLGALAAYALTRWRFVGYNWISLAIISARMFPPIALLPSFFLFASRLGLVDTRQVLVFAHATYGLPFIVFMLAGFFRQIPRDLDDAALIDGCSRWQLFNRIMLPSVAPGLAAAAILSFVWSWNEFLFALVLTRASTKTLPVVISEFIGFVQVDWQGLTAMATILMIPSIIITFATQRYLVRGLTAGAVKY is encoded by the coding sequence ATGAAAAAACCGGTAACCTATAAAAAAATTTTCTTCTGGATACTTTTTTATTTTGTCCATATTTGTGTCGTCCTTTTTTTTATCTTTCCAATTTTTTGGATTGCGACAACCTCTCTTAAGCAAAGAGTTGATGTCTATACTGAAAAACCGGTCCTTATCTTTCGAGCGACTTGGGAAAATTATCAGCGTGTCTTTCAACTCCAAGACTTTAGCCGTTATCTGCTGAATAGTCTTATTGTCGCCGGTAGCGTTACTCTCATTATTATGTATTTAGGAGCTCTGGCTGCTTATGCTCTCACCCGCTGGCGGTTTGTCGGTTATAATTGGATATCGTTAGCAATCATCTCAGCTCGGATGTTTCCACCTATTGCTCTCCTTCCTTCGTTCTTTTTATTCGCCTCCCGTCTGGGTTTGGTCGACACTCGTCAGGTTTTGGTATTTGCTCATGCTACCTATGGATTACCTTTTATCGTTTTTATGCTGGCCGGTTTTTTCCGCCAAATCCCCAGAGATTTAGATGACGCCGCCTTAATTGATGGCTGCAGCCGCTGGCAGCTTTTTAACCGAATTATGCTTCCCAGCGTAGCACCCGGTCTGGCAGCAGCTGCGATTCTCTCTTTTGTATGGTCCTGGAATGAATTTCTTTTTGCCTTAGTTCTCACCCGGGCTTCCACCAAAACCTTACCGGTGGTGATTTCAGAATTCATTGGGTTTGTTCAAGTCGACTGGCAAGGTTTAACTGCAATGGCTACCATTTTAATGATTCCATCCATCATCATTACTTTTGCTACCCAAAGATACCTGGTTCGGGGGTTAACCGCTGGAGCGGTAAAATATTAG
- a CDS encoding nucleotidyltransferase family protein: protein MTKTAKDLTQEELKKFKESYRQRIIQQDLNLKKRFDEAWRVAQEAAQVLYKNYQATKVQVFGSLLDRSRFHLWSDIDLAVWGIPDDIYLRAYGAMIDFHPHFKIDLINPYDCSPLLREIIQKEGVEIK, encoded by the coding sequence GTGACTAAAACTGCCAAGGATTTAACCCAAGAAGAATTAAAGAAATTTAAAGAAAGTTATCGACAAAGAATAATTCAACAAGACTTGAATTTAAAAAAGAGATTTGATGAAGCCTGGAGAGTTGCACAGGAAGCAGCCCAAGTTCTTTATAAAAATTATCAAGCAACCAAAGTTCAAGTCTTTGGATCTCTCCTTGATCGATCCCGATTTCATCTTTGGTCGGATATCGACCTTGCGGTATGGGGAATACCGGATGATATTTATTTACGAGCTTACGGAGCAATGATTGATTTTCATCCTCATTTTAAAATTGACCTTATTAATCCTTATGATTGTTCACCTTTACTTCGAGAAATTATCCAAAAGGAAGGTGTAGAAATTAAATGA